In Flavivirga abyssicola, the following are encoded in one genomic region:
- a CDS encoding TRAP transporter small permease, which translates to MEIFLVFIFALLVLDVLWQVFSRYILNRSFSWTEELARFSLIWLSILGAAYLNARREHLSMDFLYRKFSDATKKKVSVLIEILIFLFALIVMVIGGVNLVYTTLHLEQLSGTLRIPLGYIYAILPFSGFLIMCFSVYHISKIYKNQITD; encoded by the coding sequence ATGGAAATCTTTTTAGTATTTATTTTTGCACTTTTAGTGTTGGATGTCCTTTGGCAGGTTTTCTCAAGATATATTTTAAACAGGTCTTTTTCATGGACAGAAGAACTGGCACGATTCTCTTTAATCTGGTTATCCATTTTAGGAGCTGCTTATCTAAATGCTAGGAGAGAGCATCTATCAATGGATTTTCTGTATCGAAAGTTCTCTGATGCCACAAAGAAAAAAGTATCCGTACTTATCGAGATATTAATCTTTCTATTTGCTTTAATAGTGATGGTGATTGGTGGGGTGAATTTAGTTTATACGACACTACATTTAGAACAGCTTTCAGGAACTTTAAGAATCCCATTAGGGTATATTTACGCTATTTTACCGTTTAGTGGCTTCCTTATTATGTGTTTTTCTGTTTATCACATATCAAAAATTTATAAAAATCAAATAACCGACTAA